A window of Paenibacillus polygoni contains these coding sequences:
- a CDS encoding 2OG-Fe(II) oxygenase, with protein MTKEVSILPIQSVYSINNHMITATVLHEEPLVMKFDQVLNDEECQMFIDSAALRLTKSKLANKEESQIRTSSGMFFEENESPLIIEIENRISNLMHVPISHAEGLQVLHYEPGQEFKEHYDFFGASSPSSHNNRISTLIIYLNEVEEGGETTLPRLGITMKPVKGSAIYFEYFYNNEELNELTLHSGKPVIRGEKWVATQWMRKQRIREGY; from the coding sequence CAATCCGTCTATTCTATTAATAATCACATGATTACTGCCACCGTTCTACATGAAGAACCTTTAGTAATGAAATTTGATCAGGTATTAAATGATGAGGAATGTCAGATGTTTATTGATTCTGCTGCCTTACGTCTTACAAAATCAAAACTCGCGAATAAAGAAGAGAGTCAAATAAGGACGAGCAGTGGCATGTTTTTTGAAGAAAATGAAAGCCCTTTAATAATAGAAATTGAAAATCGCATTTCAAATTTAATGCATGTACCCATCTCACATGCGGAAGGACTACAAGTATTGCATTATGAACCTGGGCAAGAGTTTAAAGAACATTATGATTTTTTTGGGGCCAGTAGTCCTTCTAGCCATAACAATCGAATCAGTACATTAATTATATATTTAAATGAGGTAGAAGAAGGAGGGGAAACAACCCTTCCGAGGTTAGGCATTACCATGAAACCAGTGAAAGGTTCTGCGATTTACTTCGAATATTTCTATAACAATGAGGAGTTAAACGAATTAACTTTGCATAGTGGAAAGCCTGTGATCCGCGGTGAAAAATGGGTAGCGACTCAGTGGATGCGTAAACAACGAATTCGAGAAGGATACTAA